One region of Enterobacter ludwigii genomic DNA includes:
- a CDS encoding GNAT family N-acetyltransferase codes for MASFEQLIGELERTGQRRLVVLSGDEQWTLSQAAALRETLPGDWVWLDEQPSKAISSLLGREFRHAVFDASAGFDVAAFAALSGTLSAGSLLVLRVPPLAHWAEHPDQDSLRWSDSAEAIATPHFVRHFCRTVAADPDAIVWLQGHPFSLPPFPDAPDWLPASGGPQREQAEILNVLEGMSPGIVAVTAARGRGKSALAGMLLNRIAGSAVVTAPAKGATDVIARFAGEHFNFMAPDALLASSLQADWLIVDEAAAIPGPLLEKLVLRFPRVLLTTTVQGYEGTGRGFLLKFCARFTGLQRFSLSVPIRWAAGCPLERVVASALLFDDTLLGRRPEGEVRLTSLEPEAWERQPALATGVYELLCAAHYRTSPLDLRRMMDAPGQHFAVAQTDSDIAGALWLVDEGGLSPELSRAVWAGYRRPRGNLVAQSLAAHGGSPLAATLKGRRVTRIAVHPYRQREGIGQALIRNASGEDYLSVSFGYTDELWHFWQQCGFVLVRMGSHREASSGCFTAMALLPLSKVGHQLCEQAQLRLKRDARVLSAWNGEKIPVDDGWEATLNNDDWLELAGFAFAHRAFSTSVAALTRLLLSVDTPLPALRDKMAGKADDLGRKALLAKLRSETAQALESLDKARCQQLKNAILQWQFFQ; via the coding sequence ATGGCGTCGTTTGAACAGCTGATCGGCGAGCTTGAGCGCACTGGTCAACGTCGGCTGGTGGTGCTGAGCGGTGATGAGCAATGGACATTATCGCAGGCTGCGGCTCTGCGAGAGACGTTACCTGGAGACTGGGTGTGGCTGGACGAACAGCCATCAAAAGCCATCAGTAGCCTGCTGGGACGCGAGTTCCGGCATGCTGTCTTTGACGCCAGCGCCGGGTTTGATGTCGCCGCTTTTGCCGCCCTGAGCGGAACGCTGAGCGCCGGAAGTCTTCTGGTGCTGCGTGTTCCGCCGCTCGCGCACTGGGCTGAACATCCCGATCAGGATTCCCTGCGCTGGAGCGACAGCGCCGAAGCGATAGCTACTCCGCATTTTGTCCGCCATTTTTGCCGGACCGTTGCCGCCGATCCCGATGCGATTGTGTGGCTTCAGGGGCACCCTTTTTCGCTTCCTCCTTTTCCCGACGCACCCGACTGGCTGCCTGCCAGCGGGGGACCGCAACGCGAGCAGGCTGAGATCCTCAATGTGCTTGAGGGGATGTCGCCTGGCATCGTGGCCGTCACCGCCGCGCGCGGGCGCGGAAAGTCAGCCCTGGCGGGAATGTTGCTGAATCGCATTGCGGGCAGCGCTGTGGTCACCGCCCCAGCGAAGGGGGCGACGGATGTTATTGCCCGTTTTGCAGGAGAGCATTTCAATTTTATGGCCCCGGATGCGCTTCTGGCCTCCTCATTGCAGGCTGACTGGTTAATTGTCGATGAAGCCGCTGCGATCCCCGGCCCGCTACTTGAAAAGTTGGTATTGCGGTTTCCTCGCGTGCTGTTGACCACGACGGTTCAGGGTTATGAGGGGACGGGGAGAGGGTTCTTATTAAAATTCTGTGCCCGGTTTACCGGATTGCAGCGTTTCAGCTTATCGGTACCGATTCGCTGGGCCGCGGGCTGCCCGCTTGAGCGGGTCGTCGCCAGCGCACTGCTTTTTGACGATACGCTTCTCGGTCGCCGCCCGGAAGGCGAGGTGCGTTTGACCTCTCTGGAACCGGAGGCATGGGAACGCCAACCGGCACTTGCGACAGGCGTTTACGAGCTACTCTGTGCGGCTCACTATCGCACCTCACCGCTTGATTTACGCCGCATGATGGACGCTCCCGGGCAGCATTTTGCCGTCGCCCAGACAGACTCTGATATCGCCGGAGCGCTCTGGCTGGTGGATGAAGGCGGGTTATCACCCGAGCTTAGCCGCGCCGTCTGGGCGGGGTATCGGCGTCCTCGTGGGAACCTGGTGGCACAGTCTCTGGCAGCCCATGGCGGATCGCCACTGGCGGCGACGCTCAAAGGCAGACGGGTGACTCGTATTGCTGTACACCCTTATCGTCAGCGGGAGGGCATCGGTCAGGCGCTGATTCGCAACGCCAGCGGTGAGGATTATCTGTCGGTGAGTTTTGGCTATACCGATGAGCTTTGGCATTTCTGGCAGCAATGCGGTTTTGTGCTGGTGCGGATGGGTAGCCATCGTGAAGCCAGCAGTGGCTGTTTTACCGCAATGGCGCTGCTGCCGCTGAGCAAGGTGGGGCATCAGTTGTGTGAGCAGGCGCAACTGCGTCTGAAGCGCGATGCGCGGGTGTTATCGGCCTGGAACGGTGAAAAGATCCCGGTGGACGATGGCTGGGAAGCTACCCTTAATAATGACGACTGGCTTGAGCTGGCCGGGTTTGCCTTTGCGCACCGGGCATTTTCAACCTCCGTCGCTGCGCTAACGCGTCTGCTGCTGAGTGTGGACACGCCTCTCCCGGCACTGCGCGATAAGATGGCAGGGAAAGCGGATGACCTCGGGCGAAAAGCGTTGCTGGCAAAGCTCCGCAGCGAAACAGCGCAAGCGCTTGAAAGTCTGGATAAAGCGCGCTGTCAGCAGCTGAAAAACGCTATTTTGCAATGGCAATTTTTTCAATGA
- the ypfM gene encoding protein YpfM has protein sequence MIERELGNWKDFIEGMLRK, from the coding sequence ATGATTGAACGTGAACTGGGGAACTGGAAAGATTTTATCGAAGGCATGCTTCGTAAATGA
- a CDS encoding neutral zinc metallopeptidase, which produces MRWQGRRESDNVEDRRSDGGGGPSMGGPGFRLPSGKGGIILLIVVLVAGYYGVDLTGLMTGQPLQQQQHSQRSISPNEDEAAKFTSVILATTEDTWGQLFEKMGRSYQQPKLVMYRGATRTGCGTGQSVMGPFYCPADGTVYIDLSFYDDMKRKLGADGDFAQGYVIAHEVGHHVQKLLGIEPKVRQLQQNASQAEVNRLSVKMELQADCFAGVWGHSMQQQGVLESGDLEEALNAAQAIGDDRLQQQSQGRVVPDSFTHGTSQQRYSWFKRGFDSGDPAQCNTFGKAM; this is translated from the coding sequence ATGCGCTGGCAAGGGCGTCGTGAAAGTGACAATGTAGAAGACAGACGCAGTGATGGCGGTGGCGGTCCTTCCATGGGCGGGCCCGGCTTCCGGTTACCCAGCGGGAAGGGTGGGATCATTCTGCTGATTGTGGTGCTGGTCGCGGGGTATTACGGGGTCGATCTCACCGGTTTGATGACTGGTCAGCCGTTGCAACAGCAGCAACATTCTCAGCGCTCCATCAGCCCAAATGAAGATGAAGCGGCCAAATTTACCTCTGTTATCCTCGCCACAACAGAAGACACCTGGGGTCAGTTGTTCGAGAAGATGGGGCGTTCCTACCAGCAACCGAAGCTGGTGATGTACCGCGGTGCAACCCGCACCGGATGCGGTACCGGTCAATCTGTGATGGGGCCGTTCTACTGCCCGGCAGATGGCACAGTTTATATCGATCTCTCTTTTTACGATGACATGAAGCGCAAGCTTGGCGCTGACGGTGATTTTGCCCAGGGCTACGTGATTGCGCATGAGGTCGGCCATCACGTGCAAAAGCTGCTGGGGATTGAGCCAAAAGTGCGTCAGCTTCAGCAAAATGCTTCGCAGGCTGAAGTTAACCGCCTTTCGGTAAAAATGGAGCTTCAGGCGGACTGCTTTGCCGGCGTCTGGGGCCACAGCATGCAGCAGCAGGGTGTTCTGGAGTCCGGCGATCTTGAAGAGGCGCTGAACGCCGCGCAGGCTATCGGCGATGACCGTCTTCAGCAACAGAGCCAGGGGCGCGTGGTGCCGGACAGTTTCACTCACGGTACATCGCAACAACGTTACAGCTGGTTTAAACGCGGTTTCGACAGCGGCGATCCGGCGCAGTGTAATACCTTCGGCAAAGCGATGTAA
- the ypfH gene encoding esterase: MKHDHFVVQSPDKPAKQLLLLFHGVGDNAVNMGQIGSWFAPVFPDALIISIGGIEPCGPNGRQWFSVQGVTEENRQARIDAVMPAFIDIVRYWQQQSGVGADATALIGFSQGSIMSLESVKVQPGLVSRVIAFNGRFATLPTIATTQTTIHLIHGGEDRVIELSHAVAAQEALIREGGDVTLDIVDDLGHAIDDRSIQFALDHLRYTVPKHYFDEALSGGKPDDNDIVEFM; encoded by the coding sequence ATGAAACACGACCATTTTGTTGTTCAAAGCCCTGACAAACCGGCTAAACAGTTACTGCTGCTGTTTCATGGTGTTGGTGATAATGCCGTCAACATGGGCCAGATTGGCAGCTGGTTTGCGCCTGTTTTTCCGGATGCCTTGATTATCAGCATCGGTGGCATAGAGCCATGTGGCCCGAACGGTCGGCAGTGGTTCTCTGTGCAGGGCGTGACGGAAGAGAATCGTCAGGCTCGTATTGACGCCGTCATGCCAGCGTTTATTGATATCGTGCGCTACTGGCAGCAGCAGAGCGGCGTGGGGGCTGACGCCACCGCGTTGATTGGCTTCTCGCAGGGATCAATCATGTCGCTGGAAAGCGTAAAAGTGCAACCGGGTCTGGTGTCACGCGTCATTGCATTTAACGGTCGTTTTGCGACGTTACCGACGATCGCCACCACGCAGACGACGATCCACCTGATCCACGGTGGTGAAGACCGTGTGATTGAGCTCTCGCATGCAGTTGCCGCCCAGGAAGCGCTGATTCGCGAAGGTGGGGATGTGACGCTGGATATCGTTGACGATTTGGGGCATGCCATTGACGATCGCAGTATACAATTTGCGCTCGACCATCTGCGCTATACCGTACCGAAGCACTATTTTGATGAAGCGCTCAGCGGCGGTAAGCCGGATGACAATGATATTGTAGAGTTTATGTGA
- the dapE gene encoding succinyl-diaminopimelate desuccinylase, translating to MSCPVIELTQQLIRRPSLSPDDAGCQALMIERLRAIGFTVERMDFGDTQNFWAWRGQGETLAFAGHTDVVPAGDADRWINPPFEPTIRDGMLFGRGAADMKGSLAAMVVAAERFVAQHPNHKNRLAFLITSDEEASAHNGTVKVVEALMARNERLDYCLVGEPSSTEVVGDVVKNGRRGSLTCNLTIHGVQGHVAYPHLADNPVHRAAPMLNELVAIEWDKGNEFFPPTSMQIANVKAGTGSNNVIPGDFFVQFNFRFSTELTDEMIKARVVALLEKYNLRYTVDWWLSGQPFLTQRGKLVDAVVNAIEHYNEIKPQLLTTGGTSDGRFIARMGAQVVELGPVNATIHKINECVNAADLQLLARMYQRIMEQLVA from the coding sequence ATGTCATGCCCGGTCATTGAGCTGACTCAGCAGCTTATTCGCCGTCCTTCCCTTAGCCCGGACGACGCAGGTTGTCAGGCATTAATGATTGAGCGCCTGCGTGCCATCGGTTTTACCGTCGAACGCATGGATTTTGGCGATACCCAGAACTTCTGGGCGTGGCGTGGTCAGGGCGAAACTCTGGCCTTTGCCGGGCATACTGATGTCGTTCCCGCAGGTGATGCGGATCGCTGGATTAACCCGCCGTTTGAACCGACCATCCGCGATGGCATGCTGTTTGGTCGCGGTGCGGCAGACATGAAAGGCTCTCTGGCGGCGATGGTCGTGGCAGCAGAGCGTTTTGTTGCCCAGCATCCGAACCATAAAAACCGTCTCGCATTTTTAATCACCTCAGATGAAGAGGCCAGTGCCCATAACGGTACCGTGAAGGTTGTTGAAGCACTGATGGCGCGAAACGAGCGTCTCGACTACTGTCTGGTCGGAGAGCCGTCCAGTACTGAAGTGGTGGGTGATGTCGTCAAAAATGGTCGCCGTGGCTCGCTGACCTGTAACCTGACCATTCACGGGGTTCAGGGGCATGTTGCATATCCGCATCTGGCCGATAACCCGGTCCATCGCGCTGCGCCGATGCTGAACGAACTGGTGGCGATTGAGTGGGACAAAGGCAATGAGTTCTTCCCACCGACCAGTATGCAGATTGCAAATGTCAAAGCCGGGACCGGCAGCAACAACGTGATCCCGGGTGATTTCTTCGTCCAGTTTAACTTCCGCTTCAGCACTGAACTGACCGATGAGATGATCAAAGCGCGTGTTGTCGCCCTGCTTGAGAAATATAACCTGCGCTACACCGTGGACTGGTGGCTTTCCGGTCAGCCGTTCCTGACGCAGCGTGGCAAACTGGTGGATGCGGTAGTGAACGCCATCGAGCACTATAATGAAATTAAGCCACAGCTGCTGACGACGGGTGGCACCTCTGACGGACGCTTTATCGCCCGCATGGGCGCCCAGGTTGTCGAACTGGGGCCAGTGAACGCGACCATTCATAAAATCAATGAGTGTGTGAATGCCGCAGATTTGCAACTGCTGGCCCGTATGTATCAACGCATTATGGAGCAACTCGTCGCCTGA
- a CDS encoding phosphoribosylaminoimidazolesuccinocarboxamide synthase translates to MQKQAELYRGKAKTVYSTENPDLLVLEFRNDTSAGDGARIEQFDRKGMVNNKFNHFIMTKLAEAGIPTQMEALLSDTECLVKKLDMVPVECVVRNRAAGSLVKRLGIEEGIELNPPLFDLFLKNDAMHDPMVNDSYCETFGWVNKENLARMKELTYKANDVLKKLFDDAGLILVDFKLEFGLFKGEVVLGDEFSPDGSRLWDKETLDKMDKDRFRQSLGGLIEAYEAVAHRLGVKLD, encoded by the coding sequence ATGCAGAAGCAAGCTGAGTTGTATCGTGGCAAAGCGAAGACCGTATACAGCACGGAAAACCCGGATCTGTTGGTGCTCGAGTTCCGCAATGATACGTCAGCAGGGGATGGCGCACGCATTGAGCAGTTCGATCGTAAAGGCATGGTGAACAACAAGTTCAACCACTTCATTATGACTAAGCTGGCCGAAGCGGGTATCCCGACTCAGATGGAAGCGTTGCTGTCCGATACGGAATGTCTGGTGAAAAAGCTGGATATGGTTCCGGTTGAGTGCGTCGTTCGTAACCGTGCCGCGGGCTCCCTGGTGAAGCGTCTGGGCATTGAAGAAGGTATCGAGCTGAATCCACCGCTGTTCGACCTGTTCCTGAAAAATGATGCCATGCACGATCCGATGGTCAATGATTCTTACTGCGAAACCTTCGGCTGGGTGAATAAAGAGAACCTGGCGCGTATGAAAGAGCTGACCTACAAAGCCAACGACGTGCTGAAAAAACTGTTTGATGACGCGGGCCTGATCCTCGTTGACTTCAAGCTGGAGTTTGGCCTGTTCAAAGGTGAAGTTGTCCTGGGCGACGAATTCTCACCAGACGGCAGCCGTCTGTGGGATAAAGAAACTCTGGATAAAATGGACAAAGACCGTTTCCGTCAGAGCCTGGGTGGCCTGATTGAAGCGTACGAAGCCGTTGCTCACCGTTTAGGCGTTAAGCTCGACTAA
- a CDS encoding YpfN family protein, translating to MDWLSKYWWILVLVFLVGVLLNVIKDLKRVDHKKFLANKPDLPPHRDFNDKWDDDDDWPKKDQKK from the coding sequence ATGGATTGGCTTTCAAAATACTGGTGGATTTTGGTGTTAGTTTTTCTGGTTGGCGTGTTGCTTAACGTGATTAAAGATCTTAAGCGCGTTGACCATAAAAAATTTCTCGCTAACAAGCCGGATCTGCCACCACACCGTGATTTTAACGACAAGTGGGACGATGACGACGACTGGCCGAAGAAGGACCAGAAGAAGTAA
- a CDS encoding ArsC family reductase, which produces MVVMYGIKNCDTIKKARRWLDANNVEYRFHDYRADGLDAEFLHNAIKELGWEALLNTRGTTWRKLDESLRASINNADSAAKLMLEMPAIIKRPLLCAPGQPMLLGFSETLYSDFFR; this is translated from the coding sequence ATGGTTGTGATGTACGGCATTAAAAACTGTGACACCATCAAAAAAGCCCGCCGCTGGCTGGACGCGAACAACGTGGAGTACCGCTTCCATGATTACCGCGCCGATGGGCTTGATGCAGAATTTCTGCATAACGCCATCAAAGAACTGGGATGGGAAGCCCTGCTGAATACACGCGGCACCACCTGGCGTAAACTGGATGAATCTCTGCGCGCCAGCATCAATAACGCCGACAGCGCGGCAAAACTGATGCTCGAGATGCCGGCAATTATCAAACGCCCATTGCTCTGCGCGCCCGGGCAGCCTATGCTGCTGGGTTTCAGTGAAACCCTTTATTCCGACTTTTTTCGTTGA